A stretch of the Gossypium hirsutum isolate 1008001.06 chromosome D07, Gossypium_hirsutum_v2.1, whole genome shotgun sequence genome encodes the following:
- the LOC107926367 gene encoding phenolic glucoside malonyltransferase 1, whose amino-acid sequence MDMVFHNQRDRMEILEVTQVAPTSNSPESTTEFRLPLTFSDILWFTSPPVERLFFYQLDELTPACFNSVILPKLKRSLSLTLVHYLPLAGNLKWPPNEPKPIILYTPNDGVSLTVAHSDADFNILSSNGAYDAAELHPLKPDLVTSDISASAIAVQVTLFPNKGFCIGITAHHAVLDGQTTTMFIKSWAHICKQGNDENSPLPPELTPIFDRSVIKGPDGLDMLYLNQWLATSGLDSDTSKKSLKITSAGGGAASDLVRATFEITREDFKKLRERVLPKLPDSGKEMHLSTFVLSFAYVTTCMVKARGGDGDRKVAFAFTADCRPRLNPPVSQNYFGNCNRPKFEVAKARDFLDENGFVFAVQKASGMVKDLMERWVLEGMERILSYSLDVLKETSESNLQIITVAGSPRFGVYGTDFGWGKPHKVVIVSIDKSGAISMAESRDGSGGVEIGLALNKHEMNNISWLFPRYV is encoded by the coding sequence atGGATATGGTCTTTCATAATCAACGAGACAGAATGGAAATTCTTGAGGTGACCCAAGTTGCCCCAACCTCTAACTCACCAGAATCAACGACTGAATTCCGTCTTCCACTCACTTTCTCCGACATATTGTGGTTCACGTCTCCTCCTGTTGAGCGCCTCTTCTTTTACCAACTCGACGAGTTAACCCCTGCCTGTTTCAACTCAGTTATCCTCCCAAAACTCAAGCGCTCTCTTTCTCTCACACTCGTCCATTACCTCCCCCTCGCTGGCAATCTCAAGTGGCCACCAAACGAACCTAAACCCATCATTTTATACACTCCAAACGATGGAGTTTCCCTCACAGTTGCCCACTCCGATGCCGACTTTAACATCCTCTCCAGCAATGGGGCCTATGATGCTGCTGAGTTGCATCCTCTCAAACCTGACCTCGTAACTTCAGATATTTCGGCATCAGCTATAGCTGTGCAAGTAACCCTGTTCCCAAATAAGGGGTTCTGCATTGGAATCACAGCTCACCATGCAGTTCTTGATGGCCAAACCACAACCATGTTCATCAAATCTTGGGCTCATATATGCAAGCAAGGCAACGACGAGAACTCACCCTTGCCACCTGAGCTAACACCAATTTTCGATAGGTCTGTTATCAAAGGTCCTGATGGACTTGACATGTTATATTTGAACCAGTGGCTAGCTACTAGCGGGTTAGATTCAGATACAAGTAAGAAAAGCCTGAAAATCACAAGTGCAGGAGGAGGAGCAGCATCAGATCTAGTTCGAGCAACGTTTGAGATTACTCGTGAAGATTTCAAAAAGTTAAGGGAAAGGGTGTTACCTAAACTACCAGATAGTGGGAAAGAAATGCATCTATCAACTTTTGTGCTTTCGTTTGCTTATGTAACAACTTGCATGGTGAAAGCTAGAGGAGGAGATGGGGATAGAAAAGTTGCTTTCGCATTCACAGCTGATTGCAGGCCACGATTAAACCCTCCTGTCTCACAAAACTATTTCGGAAACTGTAATAGACCTAAATTTGAAGTGGCGAAAGCAAGGGATTTCCTTGATGAAAACGGGTTTGTGTTTGCTGTTCAGAAAGCAAGTGGAATGGTTAAAGATTTAATGGAGAGATGGGTTCTTGAAGGAATGGAAAGGATTCTATCATATAGTTTAGATGTTCTTAAAGAAACATCTGAGTCAAACCTTCAAATTATAACTGTTGCAGGATCGCCTCGATTTGGTGTTTATGGAACAGATTTTGGATGGGGCAAACCCCATAAGGTGGTAATTGTTTCCATTGATAAGAGTGGAGCTATTTCCATGGCAGAAAGTAGAGATGGGAGCGGGGGGGTTGAAATTGGTTTGGCTTTGAATAAGCACGAGATGAACAATATTTCTTGGTTGTTTCCAAGATACGTTTAA
- the LOC107926394 gene encoding 40S ribosomal protein S5, giving the protein MMHGRNNGKKLMAVRIVKHAMEIIYLLTDQNPIQVIVDAIINSGPREDATRIGSAGVVRRQAVDISPLRRVNQAIYLLTTGNRESAFRNIKTIAECLADELINAAKGSSNSYAIKKNDEIERVAKANR; this is encoded by the exons ATGATGCATGGCCGAAACAATGGAAAGAAACTTATGGCAGTCAGGATTGTGAAGCATGCTATGGAAATTATTTATCTCCTGACTGATCAGAACCCAATTCAAGTCATTGTTGATGCCATTATCAACAG TGGACCTCGTGAAGATGCTACTCGTATTGGTTCTGCTGGTGTTGTGAGGCGTCAGGCTGTTGATATTTCTCCTCTTCGTCGAGTGAATCAAGCCATCTATCTCCTCACCACTGGTAATCGTGAGTCTGCATTCAGAAACATTAAAACTATCGCTGAATGTTTAGCTGATGAGCTTATTAACGCAGCAAAGGGATCATCTAACAG CTATGCCATCAAGAAGAATGACGAAATCGAGAGAGTTGCCAAGGCCAATCGTTGA
- the LOC107926444 gene encoding phenolic glucoside malonyltransferase 1: MEILEVTQVAPISNSPESTTEFRLPLTFSDIFWFKLPPVERLFFYQLDELTPACFNSVILPKLKRSLSLTLVHYLPLAGNLKWPPNEPKPIILYTPNDGVSLTVAHSDADFNILSSDGVYDAAELHPLKPDLVTSDVSASAIAMQVTLFPNKGFCIGITAHHAVLDCQTTTMFIKSWAHICKQGNEENSPLPPELTPFFDRSVVKGPDGLDMLYLNQWLASSGSDSDTSKKSLKITTSAGGGAASDLVRATFEITREDLKKLRERVLPKLPASGKEVHLSTFVLWFAYVTTCMVKARGGDGDRKVAFAFTADCRPLLNPLVSQNYFGNCNRPKFVMAKARDFLDENGFVFAVQKASGMVKDLMERWVLEGMEKILSYSLDVLKEASESNLQIITVAGSPRFGVYGTDFGWGKPHKVVIVSIEKNGAISMAESRDGSGGVEIGLTLHKHEMNNFSWLFPRCV, translated from the coding sequence ATGGAAATTCTCGAGGTGACCCAAGTTGCCCCAATCTCTAACTCACCAGAATCAACGACTGAATTCCGTCTTCCACTCACTTTCTCCGACATATTCTGGTTCAAGCTTCCTCCTGTTGAGCGCCTCTTCTTTTACCAACTCGACGAGTTAACCCCTGCCTGTTTCAACTCAGTTATCCTCCCAAAACTCAAGCGCTCTCTTTCTCTCACACTCGTCCATTACCTCCCCCTCGCTGGCAATCTCAAGTGGCCACCAAACGAACCTAAACCCATCATTTTATACACTCCAAACGATGGAGTTTCCCTCACAGTTGCCCACTCCGATGCCGACTTTAACATCCTCTCCAGCGACGGGGTCTATGATGCTGCTGAGTTGCATCCTCTCAAACCTGACCTCGTAACTTCAGATGTTTCGGCATCAGCTATAGCTATGCAAGTAACCCTGTTCCCAAATAAGGGGTTCTGCATAGGAATCACAGCTCACCATGCAGTTCTTGATTGCCAAACCACAACCATGTTCATCAAATCTTGGGCTCATATATGCAAGCAAGGCAACGAAGAGAACTCACCCTTACCACCTGAGCTAACACCATTTTTCGACAGGTCTGTTGTCAAAGGTCCTGATGGACTTGACATGTTATATTTGAACCAGTGGCTAGCTAGTAGCGGATCAGATTCAGATACAAGTAAGAAAAGCCTGAAAATCACGACAAGTGCAGGAGGAGGAGCAGCATCAGATCTAGTTCGAGCAACATTTGAGATTACTCGTGAAGATTTGAAAAAGTTAAGAGAAAGGGTGTTACCTAAACTACCAGCTAGTGGGAAAGAAGTGCATCTATCAACTTTTGTGCTTTGGTTTGCTTATGTAACAACTTGCATGGTGAAAGCTAGAGGAGGAGATGGAGACAGAAAAGTTGCTTTCGCATTCACAGCTGATTGCAGGCCACTATTAAACCCTCTTGTCTCACAAAACTATTTCGGAAACTGTAATAGACCTAAATTTGTAATGGCGAAAGCAAGGGATTTCCTTGATGAAAACGGGTTTGTGTTTGCTGTTCAGAAAGCAAGTGGGATGGTTAAAGATTTAATGGAGAGATGGGTTCTTGAAGGAATGGAAAAGATTCTATCATATAGTTTAGATGTTCTTAAAGAAGCATCTGAGTCAAACCTTCAAATTATAACTGTTGCAGGTTCGCCTCGATTTGGTGTTTATGGAACAGATTTTGGATGGGGCAAACCCCATAAGGTGGTAATTGTTTCCATTGAGAAGAATGGAGCTATTTCCATGGCAGAAAGTAGAGATGGGAGCGGGGGGGTTGAAATTGGTTTGACTTTGCATAAGCACGAGATGAAcaatttttcttggttatttCCTAGATGCGTTTAA
- the LOC107926434 gene encoding uncharacterized protein encodes MSKTINQNTPKSHSKPNKKIRHGDEHPCSAQANEDDHQEPKTGNETFSNSSPRKRKKTPRRKKSQKSPFSSNDPSIRMAMYVAMAHAGLALTLTLLFGLTKLLQNYWRPLQWAILCSMPLRELRMLIVSFWAHPLSLGLFETLIAIPIAILRATTASLLDSHAALLRLMSYRSSSSCSTPRASGRRHQKSRVIAFSKLMQWLVTFGLFVLVYESIGFFSIPVITIPCFLAYISGFGVMIKPGLASTLSRISSARKKRKATENNKSFSFFGKLGQYITSMLFNRLNTMVGIGLILFMILGSMLGFLFFSYKIAIEGKEAVISLKKHLEENNYSEIIGINKWIDDNKIPELIDSYMPKFYETLSQNIDSLAVYYNVTEIVDGFKQYFEQPSIVATMNNESIFYKKPLYETIHGLQSKVKKGEWKSIYGDFYGIYRKLKSSIANEDLLEKIKAFLLQSLDSTKRVFFSCLTVLGTGANLLFFLGILIVSGAAGLVNFIFELTVFLWLLYYLITSDSGGVMDHVLGMLPVSKSTRNRCAQVLDHAVSSVLLATAKLTLFQGCFTYLLCRFYRIHFLYMCTFLALFNALLPITPAWVSSIPAVVQLAMESRYIEAVLLTSIHIILLDYGTIAIQDEIPGHNAYLTGLSIFGGIAFFPSILEGAIMGPLVMTVIIALKNLYVEFVLAFDADNTTQH; translated from the exons ATGTCAAAAACAATTAATCAAAACACTCCCAAAAGTCATTCAAAACCTAACAAGAAAATCAGGCATGGCGATGAACACCCATGTTCAGCACAAGCAAATGAAGATGATCATCAAGAACCTAAAACAGGCAATGAAACCTTCTCTAATTCAAGcccaaggaaaagaaagaaaaccccaagaagaaaaaaaagccaAAAATCGCCATTTTCATCCAATGATCCTTCCATACGAATGGCGATGTACGTCGCCATGGCTCATGCAGGACTTGCGTTAACGTTAACTCTCCTCTTTGGCCTCACCAAACTCCTTCAAAACTATTGGCGACCACTCCAATGGGCAATCCTTTGTTCCATGCCTTTACGTGAGCTTCGAATGTTGATAGTTTCCTTTTGGGCACACCCTCTTAGCCTTGGCCTATTTGAAACCCTAATCGCTATCCCTATCGCCATTTTGCGCGCCACCACCGCCTCCCTCCTCGACTCGCATGCCGCCTTGCTCCGCCTCATGAGCTACCGTTCTTCCTCTTCGTGTTCGACACCGCGTGCATCCGGTCGTCGTCATCAAAAATCACGTGTAATTGCTTTCTCCAAGCTCATGCAATGGCTAGTCACTTTTGGcctttttgttcttgtttacgaaagtatagggtttttctcTATCCCAGTTATTACAATTCCTTGCTTTTTAGCTTATATATCTGGTTTTGGAGTTATGATTAAACCTGGACTTGCTTCAACTCTCTCAAGAATTTCGTCAGCTCGTAAAAAGAGAAAAGCAACTGAAAACAACAAAAGTTTCTCATTTTTTGGAAAGTTAGGCCAATATATAACTTCCATGTTGTTCAATAGATTGAATACAATGGTTGGGATTGGATTGATTTTGTTTATGATCTTAGGGTCAATGTTAGggttccttttcttttcttataagATTGCAATTGAAGGGAAAGAAGCAGTCATTTCATTGAAGAAACATTTGGAAGAAAACAATTACAGTGAGATTATTGGGATTAACAAATGGATTGATGATAATAAAATCCCAGAGTTAATTGATAGTTATATGCCAAAGTTTTATGAAACTTTGTCACAAAACATTGATTCTTTAGCTGTTTATTACAATGTGACAGAGATTGTTGATGGTTTTAAGCAATATTTTGAGCAGCCATCAATAGTTGCAACCATGAACAATGAAAGCATTTTCTACAAAAAGCCATTATATGAAACCATTCATGGGTTACAATCAAAAGTGAAAAAAGGAGAATGGAAATCAATCTATGGTGACTTCTATGGCATCTATAGGAAACTCAAGTCTTCGATAGCTAATGAAGATTTATTAGAGAAAATCAAAGCATTTCTACTTCAAAGCTTGGATTCAACTAAAAGGGTATTTTTCAGTTGTTTAACAGTGTTGGGAACGGGTGCAAATCTCTTGTTCTTTCTAGGAATCCTCATTGTATCAGGAGCAGCTGGATTAGTAAACTTCATATTTGAATTAACAGTGTTTTTATggctattatattatttaatcacTTCAGATTCAGGAGGGGTAATGGATCATGTTTTGGGAATGTTACCAGTTTCAAAATCTACCAGGAACCGATGTGCTCAAGTTCTTGACCATGCTGTTAGTAGTGTATTATTAGCCACAGCTAAGCTCACATTGTTCCAAGGATGTTTCACATATCTTTTGTGCAGATTTTACCGTATTCATTTCCTTTATATGTGCACATTCTTAGCTCTTTTCAACGCTCTTTTGCCGATAACTCCGGCTTGGGTTTCGTCGATACCGGCCGTAGTTCAGTTAGCGATGGAATCGAGATATATCGAAGCTGTGTTACTTACATCGATTCATATTATATTATTGGATTATGGAACAATTGCTATACAAGATGAGATACCAGGACATAATGCTTACCTGACTGGACTTAGTATCTTTGGTGGCATTGCTTTTTTCCCCTCCATTTTAGAA GGAGCAATTATGGGTCCTTTAGTCATGACAGTCATCATTGCTTTGAAGAATCTTTATGTCGAATTTGTTCTTGCTTTTGATGCTGACAACACTACTCAGCACTAA